A genome region from Stenotrophomonas maltophilia includes the following:
- a CDS encoding MFS transporter yields MSGHNQFALLRQRRFLPFFIVQALGAFNDNVYRQAIISMLLFMAVPEEELGLYATLAPAIFILPYFLFSALAGQIADKLEKSRLIVITTTMEIVIMSLAATGFLTQSLPVLLVALFCTGMQSTLFGPVKYSVLPSVLKPEELTGGNGLVEMGTSMSILSGMIVGGLVFTVAGSHGTVVAACAIIALAICGNIAARLIPKVDAGDPDLKINWNPLPESLAVLRMARQQKAVRNSILGVSWFWFVGTVLTSQLPAYAVTNLGGEPTLYIFALALFSIGTGVGSLLCEKLSARTVEIGLVPLGAFGMTAFLLDLYFARSGEATAHGLTVSTFLQQPGSIRIVIDLVGIGLFTGIFVVPLFALIQSRTPKAQMSRVFAALNIQNSGFIVGAALLSLAAHKLLHWTIPQQFLALAIANALVAIYIFTIVPEFLMRFLSWLMVRTLYRLRPHGIEANVPDEGAALLVCNHVSYMDALILSATIPRPVRFVMYYRIFNIPVMRWIFRTAKAIPIAGAREDPALMQRAFDEIDAALAEGELVCIFPEGALTKDGAMAPFKSGVEKILERRPVPVVPMALRGMWSSMWSRRDSRLGRMRVPRRFRATVEVVAAPAVDGHTANAQALEGQVRALRGDHA; encoded by the coding sequence ATGTCCGGTCACAACCAGTTCGCCCTGCTGCGCCAGCGCCGTTTCCTGCCGTTCTTCATCGTCCAGGCGCTGGGTGCGTTCAACGACAACGTGTACCGGCAGGCGATCATCAGCATGTTGCTGTTCATGGCCGTGCCGGAGGAAGAACTGGGGTTGTACGCCACGCTGGCACCGGCCATCTTCATCCTGCCGTACTTCCTGTTCTCGGCACTGGCCGGGCAGATCGCCGACAAGCTGGAAAAATCGCGGCTGATCGTGATCACCACCACCATGGAGATCGTGATCATGTCGCTGGCTGCTACCGGCTTCCTCACCCAGAGCCTGCCGGTGCTGCTGGTCGCCCTGTTCTGCACCGGCATGCAATCGACCCTGTTCGGCCCGGTGAAGTATTCGGTGCTGCCGTCGGTGCTCAAGCCCGAGGAACTGACCGGTGGCAACGGCCTGGTCGAGATGGGCACCTCGATGTCGATCCTGTCCGGCATGATCGTCGGCGGCCTGGTGTTCACCGTAGCCGGCAGTCATGGCACGGTGGTGGCCGCGTGCGCGATCATCGCGCTGGCGATCTGCGGCAACATCGCCGCACGGCTGATTCCCAAGGTCGATGCCGGCGATCCCGACCTGAAGATCAACTGGAACCCGCTGCCGGAATCGCTGGCAGTGCTGCGCATGGCGCGCCAGCAGAAAGCCGTGCGCAACTCGATCCTCGGCGTGTCCTGGTTCTGGTTCGTCGGCACCGTGCTGACCTCGCAGCTGCCGGCCTATGCGGTGACCAACCTCGGCGGCGAGCCGACCCTGTACATCTTCGCGCTGGCCCTGTTCTCGATCGGCACCGGCGTCGGCTCGCTGCTGTGCGAGAAGCTGTCGGCACGCACGGTGGAAATCGGCCTGGTGCCGCTGGGTGCGTTCGGCATGACCGCCTTCCTGCTCGACCTGTACTTCGCCCGCAGCGGCGAGGCGACCGCGCATGGGCTTACCGTCAGCACGTTCCTGCAGCAGCCCGGCAGCATCCGCATCGTCATCGACCTGGTCGGCATCGGCCTGTTCACCGGCATCTTCGTGGTGCCGCTGTTCGCGCTGATCCAGAGCCGCACGCCGAAGGCGCAGATGTCGCGCGTGTTCGCCGCGCTGAACATCCAGAATTCCGGCTTCATCGTGGGCGCGGCCCTGCTGTCGCTGGCCGCGCACAAGCTGCTGCACTGGACCATCCCGCAGCAGTTCCTGGCGCTGGCCATCGCCAACGCGCTGGTGGCGATCTACATTTTCACCATCGTCCCCGAATTCCTGATGCGCTTCCTCAGCTGGCTGATGGTGCGCACCCTGTACCGGCTGCGCCCGCACGGCATCGAGGCCAACGTGCCCGACGAAGGCGCCGCGCTGCTGGTCTGCAACCATGTCAGCTACATGGACGCACTGATCCTGTCGGCGACGATCCCGCGCCCGGTGCGCTTCGTCATGTACTACAGGATCTTCAACATTCCGGTGATGCGCTGGATCTTCCGCACCGCCAAGGCGATCCCGATTGCCGGTGCACGCGAGGACCCGGCGCTGATGCAGCGCGCGTTCGATGAGATCGACGCCGCGCTGGCCGAAGGTGAGCTGGTCTGCATCTTCCCGGAAGGCGCACTGACCAAGGATGGCGCGATGGCCCCGTTCAAATCCGGCGTCGAGAAGATCCTCGAACGGCGTCCGGTGCCGGTGGTGCCGATGGCCCTGCGCGGCATGTGGTCGAGCATGTGGAGCCGGCGCGACAGCCGCCTGGGCCGCATGCGGGTGCCGCGCCGTTTCCGCGCCACCGTCGAAGTGGTGGCGGCACCGGCCGTGGATGGCCACACCGCCAACGCCCAAGCGCTGGAGGGCCAGGTGCGGGCCCTGCGCGGCGATCACGCCTGA
- a CDS encoding CD225/dispanin family protein, whose translation MNQPPPLSRPVYIPNHLVWAILTTLFCCLPLGVVSIVYASQVDGRRAAGDLPGAYSASRKAGWWAVASAVALPVLLLLWFGLFGGLAVLGALSDQ comes from the coding sequence TTGAATCAACCACCACCGCTCAGCCGTCCGGTCTACATCCCCAACCATCTGGTCTGGGCGATCCTGACGACGCTGTTCTGCTGCCTGCCGTTGGGCGTGGTGTCGATCGTCTATGCCTCCCAGGTCGATGGCCGCCGCGCGGCCGGCGACCTGCCGGGGGCCTACAGCGCGTCGCGCAAGGCGGGCTGGTGGGCAGTGGCTTCGGCCGTGGCCCTGCCGGTCCTGTTGCTGTTGTGGTTCGGGCTGTTCGGCGGCTTGGCCGTACTGGGCGCTCTTTCCGACCAATGA
- a CDS encoding CD225/dispanin family protein, producing the protein MNTATPQVPNNLVWAILTTLFCCLPAGIVSIVYAAQVNGKLAAGDIAGAQDSAAKAKKWAIWSAIAWAVLVVLYVLFFVVLGGMGAMSNSGY; encoded by the coding sequence ATGAATACCGCTACTCCGCAGGTCCCGAACAACCTGGTCTGGGCGATCCTGACCACCCTGTTCTGCTGCCTGCCGGCCGGCATCGTGTCGATCGTCTACGCCGCACAGGTCAACGGCAAGCTGGCCGCTGGCGACATCGCCGGCGCCCAGGACTCCGCCGCCAAGGCCAAGAAGTGGGCCATCTGGTCGGCCATCGCCTGGGCCGTGCTGGTCGTGCTGTACGTGCTGTTCTTCGTTGTGCTCGGCGGCATGGGCGCGATGAGCAACAGCGGCTACTGA
- a CDS encoding DUF2752 domain-containing protein, translating into MSALPIRSRLARWAPLLVSAGLAAGATVVLRNVNPYVAGNPLPSCPLYALTGLYCPGCGSTRCLYSLVHFDLPGAMAMNPLLVISLPFLLLMLLNIAGIRPRVLDPLMRVLANPTFWLWVLPGYALLRNLPWAPFTALAPI; encoded by the coding sequence ATGTCCGCGCTTCCCATCCGTTCCCGACTCGCCCGCTGGGCGCCGCTGCTGGTTTCCGCCGGCCTGGCCGCAGGTGCCACGGTGGTGCTGCGCAACGTCAACCCGTATGTCGCCGGCAATCCGCTGCCGAGCTGCCCGCTGTACGCGCTGACCGGCCTGTACTGCCCGGGGTGTGGCAGCACGCGCTGCCTGTATTCCCTGGTCCACTTCGACCTGCCCGGCGCGATGGCGATGAACCCGTTGCTGGTCATCAGCCTGCCGTTCCTGTTGTTGATGCTGCTGAACATCGCCGGCATCCGCCCACGCGTGCTCGACCCGCTGATGCGGGTACTGGCCAATCCCACGTTCTGGCTCTGGGTGCTGCCCGGGTATGCGCTGCTGCGCAACCTGCCGTGGGCACCGTTTACCGCGCTGGCACCGATCTAG
- the ampE gene encoding regulatory signaling modulator protein AmpE has protein sequence MFTTLAAVLVALALGHVAPAAAASLRRFDGFRRWLGWLDAHGGKAWQGPAGVALALLPPLLLLGLLAWLLRGVLFGLPSLLLGVAVLAWCWGPRDLDRDIEAIIDADDAATRQAAVRNLQSAGGSLREDIPSLVEATVLNALRRWFAVLFWFLLLGPAGALGYRLLALMAESPMRARVPVEPLALAQRLLGWIEWPVAQLMAFSMALVGNFDTAWKAWRQAHGERLAGNIGFLGAVARASVNAELREDAHDYTEAGLLPVWQRLPDLRDAMSLVWRMLLLWLAILALLVIAGWVT, from the coding sequence ATGTTCACCACTCTGGCCGCCGTGCTGGTCGCACTGGCCCTGGGCCATGTCGCTCCGGCTGCTGCTGCCTCGCTGCGCCGTTTCGACGGCTTCCGGCGCTGGTTGGGCTGGCTGGACGCGCATGGTGGAAAGGCCTGGCAGGGGCCGGCGGGCGTTGCCCTGGCACTGCTGCCGCCGCTGCTGCTGCTGGGCCTGCTGGCCTGGCTGCTGCGCGGGGTACTGTTCGGCCTGCCGTCGCTGTTGCTGGGCGTGGCGGTGCTGGCCTGGTGCTGGGGCCCGCGTGACCTGGACCGCGATATCGAGGCCATCATCGATGCCGACGATGCAGCGACGCGACAGGCCGCAGTGCGCAACCTGCAGTCGGCCGGCGGCAGCCTGCGCGAAGACATTCCGTCGCTGGTCGAGGCGACGGTGCTCAACGCACTGCGGCGCTGGTTCGCGGTGTTGTTCTGGTTCCTGCTGCTGGGCCCGGCCGGCGCGTTGGGTTACCGGCTGCTGGCGCTGATGGCGGAGAGCCCGATGCGCGCACGCGTGCCGGTGGAGCCGCTGGCGCTGGCGCAGCGCCTGCTGGGCTGGATCGAGTGGCCGGTGGCGCAGCTGATGGCGTTCTCGATGGCGCTGGTCGGCAATTTCGATACGGCGTGGAAGGCCTGGCGCCAGGCGCACGGTGAGCGCCTGGCAGGCAACATCGGCTTCCTGGGTGCGGTGGCGCGGGCCAGCGTCAATGCCGAACTGCGCGAGGACGCGCACGATTACACCGAGGCAGGGCTGTTGCCGGTGTGGCAGCGGTTGCCGGACCTGCGCGATGCGATGAGCCTGGTGTGGCGGATGCTGCTGCTGTGGCTGGCGATCCTTGCCTTGCTGGTGATTGCAGGCTGGGTGACGTAG
- the nudC gene encoding NAD(+) diphosphatase has translation MPNTPSPLSGFAFVGKPLERADALREDADALARLWPGARILVLDQDGSAFTGDDDQPLALTGADIGGGPGSAIFLGLRGEQAWFSVEAASVTVTAPRRLDLRQAALLWSVADATAFSYARGMSYWHSRTRFCGVCGGAVAFARGGFVGRCAQCSTEHYPRVDPAVIVAVENQGRLLLGRQSNWAPRRYSVLAGFVEPGETFEQTVVREVHEESKVRVTACQYLGSQPWPFPGALMVGFRAQAHADLPIVDGELEDARWFSAEEVGAALARDDQDDGEGIRLSPPISISRGLIEHWYRQQKG, from the coding sequence ATGCCCAATACTCCTTCGCCGCTTTCCGGTTTCGCCTTCGTGGGCAAACCGCTGGAGCGCGCCGATGCCCTGCGCGAAGATGCCGATGCACTGGCGCGCCTGTGGCCGGGTGCGCGCATTCTGGTGCTCGATCAGGACGGCAGCGCCTTCACCGGCGATGACGACCAGCCGCTGGCACTGACCGGCGCCGACATCGGCGGCGGTCCCGGCTCCGCGATCTTCCTCGGCCTGCGCGGGGAACAAGCGTGGTTCTCGGTTGAAGCCGCCAGCGTCACCGTCACCGCACCACGTCGCCTCGACCTGCGCCAGGCCGCCCTGCTGTGGTCGGTGGCTGATGCGACCGCTTTCAGCTACGCCCGTGGCATGTCCTACTGGCACTCGCGCACCCGTTTCTGCGGTGTATGCGGTGGTGCCGTGGCGTTTGCCCGCGGCGGCTTCGTGGGGCGTTGCGCGCAGTGTTCCACCGAGCACTACCCGCGTGTCGACCCCGCTGTGATCGTGGCGGTTGAAAACCAGGGCCGCCTGCTGCTCGGCCGCCAGTCGAACTGGGCGCCACGTCGCTACTCGGTGCTGGCCGGCTTTGTCGAACCGGGCGAAACCTTCGAGCAGACCGTGGTGCGCGAAGTCCACGAGGAGAGCAAGGTGCGGGTGACCGCCTGCCAGTACCTCGGTTCGCAACCCTGGCCATTTCCGGGAGCGCTGATGGTTGGCTTCCGCGCGCAGGCGCACGCCGATCTGCCGATCGTGGATGGTGAACTGGAGGACGCGCGCTGGTTCAGTGCCGAGGAGGTCGGTGCCGCGCTGGCACGTGATGACCAGGACGATGGCGAGGGTATCCGCCTGTCACCGCCGATCTCGATTTCGCGAGGGCTGATCGAGCACTGGTACCGGCAGCAGAAGGGCTGA